In the Paraburkholderia acidisoli genome, GGCCGATGCGGTCGCTATGCGCGGCGGGGTTGTCACCTGACGACGAACGTCATCGGGCAACGTGCGTCAGCACTTTTCGCAGACGACAAAAGGCGCGCGTTGAATCCAACGCGCGCCCTTCTCATCCTGTTGGGTCAACGCCTGACGTCAGCGTCGCACGACACCCATAATGAGCGTGACCAGGAAGATCACGAGGAAGATGAAGAACAGGATCTTCGCGATGGACGCGGCGCCTGCCGCAATGCCGCCGAAGCCGAACACGGCCGCGATGATCGCGATGATGAAGAAAATGACTGCATATTGAAGCATGTTGTCCTCCAGTCGTCGGTTTCGGTTTAACGAGTTCATTGATCACGCCGTAAGCTCTCAGCAAACGCGGTGCCTGACATCACAACGCGATAAGACTGCGGCTTCATACGGCTCTCCATACGCATACGCAAGCCGCGTGCCGCGATGGCGGAATCAACTGACAAATGAAATCGCGCCCCGCGAGGGCGAGAAGGAGGTCGGGGAATCAGGCGGTTTGCGGATGCCAGCCGCCGCGCTGAAACGATGTAGAGAAAAACAGCACCTGGTAGCGAATCGAGTTCGACCAGTAGTTCCAGTCGTGGCCGCCGGGGCGCTC is a window encoding:
- a CDS encoding DUF1328 family protein — its product is MLQYAVIFFIIAIIAAVFGFGGIAAGAASIAKILFFIFLVIFLVTLIMGVVRR